A stretch of Streptomyces vietnamensis DNA encodes these proteins:
- a CDS encoding class I tRNA ligase family protein: MTDHLILAALPTPNGELHLGHLGGPFLAADALARHLRAEGHRVTTFSATDGWESYVLDAARREARSPEDTARDHHSRIEAALTATSCRPDVFLDVHEEEVASDHRDWHHGLAERLVERGRVEIRRERLLTDADTGEELVACWLAGRCPDCGEEVAGYTCEACGMWFQPAHLRDPRPRHPRGGVAVTETASAFLRLDAPVLLDMARERRVPEDYVDLIRRYLELNGHVWRLTHPLGWGIPWTTELPPAPRQVHSTYGLGTTAMFLLAGRQHARLHGLPGNPLLPDGTARPRFTLCFGMDGALPLLMQLAVQEAAGIPSAPDEYRFNQFMTLDGEKFSTSRNHVIRVLDYVAAGLDPDALRFHLARLSPGEKPTDFSPDAFAADVTVTLAGRLSLLLDACENMYGPPPCPEPVHVLGRFEEAAARHRRAFATGDLAAAAEAVDDWLAFAAGAIDTADAPGLLAALAALAAPLMPRWADLVWNRLEIPGTPALTTAARVLSSGTVPLASPTPGSLPRFAPVSAAEVRALTQRCH, translated from the coding sequence ATGACCGATCATCTGATTCTGGCCGCCCTGCCCACCCCCAACGGCGAACTCCATCTCGGGCACCTCGGCGGCCCCTTCCTGGCGGCCGACGCACTCGCCCGCCACCTGCGCGCCGAGGGACACCGCGTCACCACCTTCTCCGCCACCGACGGCTGGGAGTCGTACGTGCTCGACGCCGCCCGCCGTGAGGCCCGAAGCCCCGAGGACACCGCTCGCGACCACCACAGCAGGATCGAGGCGGCGCTGACCGCGACCTCGTGCCGACCCGACGTGTTCCTCGACGTCCACGAGGAGGAGGTGGCGTCGGACCACCGCGACTGGCATCACGGGCTCGCCGAGAGGCTGGTCGAACGGGGACGGGTCGAGATACGCCGGGAACGCCTCCTCACGGACGCCGACACCGGAGAGGAGCTCGTCGCCTGTTGGCTCGCCGGGCGCTGCCCCGACTGCGGTGAAGAGGTCGCCGGGTACACCTGCGAGGCCTGCGGCATGTGGTTCCAGCCCGCGCATCTGCGCGACCCGCGCCCCCGGCACCCGCGCGGCGGTGTCGCTGTGACCGAGACCGCCTCGGCGTTCCTCCGGTTGGACGCGCCGGTGCTCCTGGACATGGCGCGGGAACGCCGAGTGCCCGAGGACTACGTCGACCTCATCCGCCGCTACCTGGAACTCAACGGGCACGTCTGGCGGTTGACCCACCCGCTCGGCTGGGGCATCCCCTGGACGACCGAACTTCCCCCGGCACCTCGGCAGGTCCATTCGACCTACGGCCTCGGAACCACCGCGATGTTCCTCCTGGCCGGCCGGCAGCACGCACGACTGCACGGCCTACCGGGCAATCCGCTGTTGCCCGACGGGACGGCCCGGCCGCGCTTCACCCTGTGCTTCGGGATGGACGGGGCGCTCCCGCTGCTGATGCAGCTCGCCGTCCAGGAGGCCGCCGGGATACCTTCCGCCCCGGACGAGTACCGCTTCAACCAGTTCATGACGCTCGACGGAGAGAAGTTCTCCACCAGCCGGAACCACGTCATCCGGGTGCTGGACTACGTCGCGGCCGGCCTGGACCCCGACGCGCTCCGCTTCCACCTCGCCCGGCTCAGCCCCGGGGAGAAGCCCACCGACTTCTCCCCGGACGCGTTCGCGGCGGATGTCACGGTGACGCTGGCGGGACGGCTCTCCCTGCTGCTCGACGCCTGCGAGAACATGTACGGACCGCCACCCTGCCCGGAGCCGGTGCACGTCCTCGGCCGGTTCGAGGAGGCCGCCGCGAGACACCGCAGGGCCTTCGCCACCGGCGACCTCGCCGCAGCCGCCGAGGCCGTGGACGACTGGCTGGCCTTCGCGGCCGGCGCGATCGACACCGCCGACGCCCCCGGCCTCCTCGCCGCGCTGGCCGCACTCGCCGCACCGCTCATGCCGCGCTGGGCCGACCTGGTCTGGAACCGGCTGGAGATCCCCGGTACGCCGGCCCTCACCACGGCAGCCCGCGTGCTCTCCTCCGGAACCGTGCCCCTGGCCTCGCCCACCCCCGGGAGCCTGCCCCGCTTCGCGCCGGTGAGCGCAGCCGAGGTACGGGCGCTCACCCAGCGGTGCCACTGA
- a CDS encoding ATP-grasp domain-containing protein: protein MSTVLILGGAAPAGAGHGRDLSLRALTQFKARGSRIVVTDTAEALAAAPEYAFLADETHAVDYTDPEACVAWALAYAERHPVDAVTGFREYSVVAVAEVAAALGLAGNRPELVRTVRTKDLCRLALNDLGFRQPAVSLCSSTADIEDFLARHGGPAVVKPRDAAGSEGVVRVDGPGEAAAALALAGGGGDSGPVLVEEFVTGPEFSVEGVFAGGTPYALAVTGKILAPGTFVEAGHVTPVELADGRHEEITHEATRALKALGLTHGIFHVECWLTAEGPVLGEVHVRPGGDWLHAMVEWAHPGLELLGCLHDDLLGLAVSLPGRPVRGAAVRFVLPEAGVVTAIDGWETVAAHDGLIHAELALAPGDTVVTAASSGDRVGTVCLGAESTRAAADRVEALLAGLRVRTVRIGGWDDDTDRPAEDFEEEDKR, encoded by the coding sequence GTGAGCACGGTACTGATCCTGGGCGGCGCCGCCCCTGCCGGCGCCGGACACGGACGCGACCTGAGCCTGCGCGCCCTGACCCAGTTCAAGGCGCGGGGCAGCCGGATCGTCGTCACGGACACGGCCGAAGCGCTCGCCGCAGCCCCGGAGTACGCCTTCCTCGCGGACGAGACGCACGCCGTCGACTACACCGACCCCGAGGCCTGCGTGGCCTGGGCCCTCGCATACGCCGAGCGTCACCCGGTGGACGCGGTGACGGGCTTCCGCGAGTACTCGGTCGTGGCCGTCGCCGAGGTGGCCGCCGCCCTCGGACTCGCGGGCAACCGGCCGGAACTCGTACGTACCGTGCGGACCAAGGATCTGTGCCGCCTCGCGCTGAACGACCTCGGCTTCCGGCAGCCGGCCGTCTCCCTCTGCTCGTCCACCGCGGACATCGAGGACTTCCTGGCCCGGCACGGTGGCCCCGCCGTGGTCAAGCCGAGGGACGCGGCGGGCAGTGAAGGCGTCGTCCGCGTGGACGGCCCCGGCGAAGCGGCGGCCGCGCTGGCCCTGGCCGGCGGGGGCGGGGACAGCGGCCCCGTGCTCGTCGAGGAGTTCGTCACCGGTCCCGAATTCAGCGTGGAGGGCGTCTTCGCCGGCGGCACACCGTACGCCCTGGCCGTGACCGGGAAGATTCTCGCCCCCGGCACCTTCGTCGAGGCCGGGCACGTCACGCCCGTCGAACTCGCCGACGGACGCCACGAGGAGATCACCCACGAGGCCACTCGGGCCCTGAAGGCGCTCGGGCTGACCCACGGGATCTTCCATGTCGAGTGCTGGCTCACGGCCGAAGGCCCGGTTCTGGGCGAGGTCCATGTACGGCCCGGAGGGGACTGGCTCCACGCGATGGTCGAGTGGGCCCATCCCGGTCTCGAACTGCTCGGCTGCCTCCACGACGACCTGCTCGGCCTTGCGGTGTCCCTCCCGGGCAGGCCGGTGCGGGGCGCCGCCGTCCGGTTCGTCCTGCCCGAAGCGGGCGTCGTCACGGCCATCGACGGATGGGAAACGGTCGCCGCCCATGACGGACTCATCCACGCCGAACTCGCCTTGGCACCCGGCGACACCGTCGTCACCGCCGCGTCGTCCGGCGACCGGGTCGGCACGGTGTGCCTGGGAGCCGAGAGCACTCGTGCGGCGGCGGACCGCGTCGAGGCGCTGCTCGCCGGCCTGAGGGTCCGCACCGTACGTATCGGAGGCTGGGACGACGACACGGACCGGCCCGCGGAAGACTTCGAAGAAGAGGACAAGCGATGA
- a CDS encoding lysine N(6)-hydroxylase/L-ornithine N(5)-oxygenase family protein, with the protein MKGQLTDHHCEHRDLVGIGIGPANLGLSALLDPELGLTTRFFERRSRFTWHDGAMLPEAGLQVSPLKDLVTLVDPTSRFSFLNFLAEHGRLYRHLIASRSGTPREEFEQYYRWAAGLMPQLTFGSEITEVRPDGDALVVRGVTGPLARTRNLVLGSGRAPYVPGCVTARGEGVVHSAEIMRRPPDTLGRRVVVIGGGQSGAEIVHWLLGDKDMLPSSLVWSTRRDGFLPLDDSAFSNEWYFPGYVRHFTRLSAERRAELLRRQRMTSDGVSGELLDAIHAQLYRLDALRPGSCAYRLSPGQELLAVDGAPDDGPLSVVTRDMDTDSVRRERADVVILATGYRNRIPAYLGPLRDLIPLDDTGAFRVRPDYAIEFDGPPGCRIFVQGAAGSTHGVADANLSLMAWRNAVIANAVAGRELYRTEQDTTTVAWSREPAPYTPTPQERITHA; encoded by the coding sequence GTGAAAGGACAATTGACGGATCATCACTGTGAGCATCGCGATCTGGTCGGTATCGGCATCGGGCCGGCCAACCTGGGACTGTCAGCCCTTCTCGATCCCGAACTTGGTCTCACCACAAGGTTTTTCGAGCGTCGGTCCCGCTTCACGTGGCACGACGGGGCGATGCTTCCCGAGGCTGGTCTTCAGGTGTCACCCCTGAAGGATCTGGTCACTCTCGTCGACCCGACATCCCGATTCTCTTTTCTGAACTTCCTCGCCGAACACGGCCGTCTCTACCGGCACTTGATCGCCTCACGCAGCGGGACCCCGCGGGAGGAGTTCGAGCAGTACTACCGCTGGGCCGCCGGTCTGATGCCTCAGCTGACGTTCGGATCCGAGATCACCGAAGTCCGTCCGGACGGAGACGCGTTAGTCGTTCGGGGCGTGACCGGACCCCTCGCGAGAACCCGGAACCTGGTGCTGGGCAGCGGTCGGGCTCCGTACGTGCCGGGGTGCGTCACGGCCCGCGGCGAGGGTGTCGTGCACTCCGCGGAGATCATGCGTCGACCGCCCGATACGCTCGGCAGACGAGTGGTCGTCATCGGCGGAGGCCAGTCCGGTGCGGAGATCGTCCACTGGCTGCTCGGCGACAAGGACATGCTTCCCTCCTCCCTGGTCTGGTCGACCCGGAGGGACGGCTTCCTGCCCTTGGACGATTCCGCCTTCAGCAACGAGTGGTACTTCCCGGGCTACGTCCGTCACTTCACCCGTCTCTCCGCCGAGCGACGCGCCGAGCTGCTCCGCAGGCAGCGGATGACCAGCGACGGCGTGTCGGGTGAACTCCTCGACGCGATCCACGCTCAGCTCTACCGCCTCGACGCCCTGCGGCCCGGCAGCTGCGCGTACCGTCTGAGCCCGGGACAGGAGCTCCTCGCCGTCGACGGAGCGCCCGACGACGGCCCCCTCAGCGTCGTGACCCGGGACATGGACACCGACAGCGTCCGGCGGGAACGCGCCGACGTCGTCATCCTGGCCACCGGCTACCGCAACCGCATCCCGGCCTACCTCGGTCCCCTCCGGGACCTCATACCGCTCGACGACACCGGGGCCTTCCGGGTGCGGCCCGACTACGCGATCGAGTTCGACGGGCCGCCCGGCTGCCGGATCTTCGTGCAGGGCGCGGCCGGCAGCACTCACGGGGTGGCCGACGCCAACCTCAGCCTCATGGCGTGGCGCAACGCGGTCATCGCCAATGCGGTGGCGGGCCGTGAGCTGTACCGGACGGAGCAGGACACCACCACGGTCGCGTGGTCCCGGGAACCGGCACCGTACACCCCCACCCCTCAGGAAAGGATCACCCATGCCTGA
- a CDS encoding cupin domain-containing protein has product MPDPNARSGGPVTCLPDLPGPDGIVLSEHDLSGIPAPFSSSVFVLPPGTSTDVDLHDVVETWFVGSGEGRLEHEGKAHLVVTGDSFHFASREPHRVHNTGSTPLTVFSVWWSA; this is encoded by the coding sequence ATGCCTGACCCGAACGCCCGCAGCGGCGGACCGGTGACATGCCTCCCGGACCTGCCGGGACCCGACGGGATCGTGCTGAGCGAGCACGACCTCTCCGGCATCCCGGCGCCCTTCTCCTCCTCCGTCTTCGTCCTTCCGCCCGGCACGTCGACCGACGTCGACCTCCACGACGTGGTGGAGACGTGGTTCGTCGGATCCGGCGAGGGGCGTCTGGAACACGAGGGCAAGGCCCACCTGGTGGTCACGGGCGACTCGTTCCATTTCGCGAGCCGCGAGCCGCACCGGGTCCACAACACCGGATCCACCCCGCTGACCGTCTTCTCGGTGTGGTGGTCGGCGTGA
- a CDS encoding FAD-dependent oxidoreductase produces MPADRTGRGRATDADLAVVGGGIVGAAIAFGALTDRPGGRVVILDQGVRDTATRWSLGVLAPWAATPGQRALLERGAARRHDPAVLRLIRPHLRQVPVLVVAAADTLEGLARSTVGAAMEPASPALVETARDACGEPALRPGDGLATVRGGMAVMDTPAATASLKDAVAGTGGSVLSDARVVRVEAHPAGGQRLTLTDGTVITANSTALATGPWPGPEVTPGHASAGPDVVHGPGADGRGRQAWRTKRMAALHVDRDLPPHAPMVCFPDDDLFLLPAGAGAGLPGGAWASFRSDRWDLAPDDGGAAFDDHTLDEGLRVLRRRLPGLGASARAGRLGIDGYTPDRTPLIDRPAPGVVRATAASGGGARFCWGMADQALEILSR; encoded by the coding sequence ATGCCGGCTGACCGGACCGGACGCGGCCGTGCCACGGACGCGGATCTGGCGGTGGTCGGCGGCGGGATCGTGGGCGCCGCCATCGCCTTCGGGGCGCTCACCGACCGTCCCGGCGGGCGCGTCGTGATTCTCGACCAGGGCGTGCGGGACACGGCCACCCGGTGGTCGCTGGGCGTCCTGGCGCCTTGGGCGGCCACGCCCGGGCAGAGGGCGCTGCTGGAGCGTGGTGCGGCCCGCCGTCACGACCCCGCCGTCCTCCGGCTGATCCGCCCGCATCTGCGTCAGGTGCCGGTTCTGGTGGTCGCGGCCGCCGACACCCTGGAGGGGCTGGCCCGCTCCACGGTGGGAGCGGCCATGGAGCCCGCGTCCCCCGCACTGGTGGAGACGGCCCGCGACGCCTGCGGCGAACCGGCCCTCAGGCCGGGAGACGGGCTGGCGACCGTACGCGGCGGAATGGCGGTGATGGACACCCCGGCGGCGACCGCCTCCCTGAAGGACGCGGTGGCCGGCACGGGCGGGAGCGTGCTGAGCGACGCGCGGGTGGTCCGGGTCGAGGCCCACCCCGCAGGCGGACAGCGCCTGACGCTGACCGACGGGACGGTGATCACAGCGAACAGCACGGCACTGGCCACCGGCCCGTGGCCGGGCCCGGAGGTGACCCCCGGCCATGCCTCCGCAGGCCCGGACGTCGTGCACGGGCCCGGAGCCGACGGGCGGGGACGGCAGGCCTGGCGAACCAAGCGGATGGCGGCGCTCCATGTCGATCGGGACCTCCCGCCCCACGCGCCGATGGTCTGCTTTCCCGACGACGACCTCTTCCTGCTGCCCGCGGGTGCCGGCGCGGGCCTCCCGGGCGGCGCCTGGGCGAGCTTCCGGAGCGACCGGTGGGACCTCGCACCCGACGACGGCGGGGCCGCCTTCGACGACCACACGCTCGACGAGGGGCTTCGCGTACTGCGTCGTCGCCTGCCGGGGCTGGGGGCGAGTGCGCGGGCGGGCCGGCTGGGGATCGACGGCTACACACCCGACCGCACACCGCTCATCGACCGACCGGCCCCGGGCGTCGTGCGCGCGACGGCCGCGTCCGGCGGCGGCGCCCGCTTCTGCTGGGGCATGGCGGACCAGGCGCTCGAAATCCTCTCCCGCTGA
- a CDS encoding SAM-dependent methyltransferase → MTSGTPTGSSFAAIAEEWDSYQEIPAIDAAYEEALGDQFAGQFSGATPDYLERLATRLGWSPLTRVLDAGCGTGGLTAALAARTGCEAVGLDASPAAVGVARARLAGREEAGRVTYAVGDMADPGFPARSFDAVLSIGSGYWSDPVTTTRRWRELLRGEHPAVVLVISRVLRPQSPRDVELTLQKGLFTPCPDWEGALSAAGFDIETTDLTESDADCVERLHGALARRLPELRTQMGEEAGERYLAEVEVLRDEHRAGRMRRTEIVAVLHGGRDAG, encoded by the coding sequence ATGACCAGCGGAACGCCCACCGGCTCCTCCTTCGCGGCGATCGCCGAGGAGTGGGACTCCTATCAGGAGATCCCGGCCATCGACGCGGCCTACGAGGAGGCCCTCGGCGACCAGTTCGCCGGGCAGTTCAGCGGCGCCACCCCGGACTACCTGGAGCGGCTCGCGACCCGGCTCGGCTGGTCGCCGCTCACCCGGGTGCTGGACGCCGGCTGCGGAACCGGCGGGCTCACCGCGGCGCTCGCGGCCCGCACCGGCTGCGAGGCCGTCGGCCTGGACGCCAGCCCGGCCGCCGTGGGCGTGGCGCGTGCCCGGCTGGCCGGACGCGAGGAGGCCGGTCGCGTGACCTACGCGGTGGGGGACATGGCGGACCCCGGATTCCCCGCTCGCTCGTTCGACGCGGTCCTGTCGATCGGATCCGGGTACTGGTCGGACCCCGTGACCACCACGCGGCGCTGGCGGGAACTGCTGCGCGGTGAGCATCCGGCAGTGGTTCTCGTGATCAGCCGCGTGCTGCGGCCGCAGTCCCCCCGCGACGTCGAACTGACCCTTCAGAAGGGGCTGTTCACGCCATGCCCGGATTGGGAGGGTGCCCTGAGCGCGGCGGGCTTCGACATCGAGACGACGGATCTGACGGAGTCGGACGCCGACTGCGTGGAACGCCTGCACGGCGCGCTCGCCCGCCGACTGCCGGAGCTGCGGACGCAGATGGGGGAGGAGGCCGGCGAGCGGTACCTGGCCGAGGTGGAGGTGCTGCGCGACGAGCACCGGGCGGGGCGCATGCGGCGCACGGAGATCGTGGCCGTACTCCACGGCGGTCGCGATGCCGGCTGA